In a single window of the Aminomonas paucivorans DSM 12260 genome:
- a CDS encoding C10 family peptidase, translating to MTTKHRGGTGIGLLAAALLLWTTAAFGAPTTADQALSVARNWAAGGERLGEKTFPGTGTVVSYGDGKGRTLFHVVRLGAGTVILPGDDRMEPILAFLPEGSYDDRTDNPLRALVRRDLEGRFAALAAAPVSLKASGEGHTTRWRRLESGGQAKGGVGGVSDVRVAPLVAARWNQEGAFDGGPLCYNLYTPENLPCGCVATALAQVMYTHRHPAEGVGARSFPISVRGAAQTRTLRGGDGSGGPYAWDAMVPVPGQGVFEAACQAIGALVHDAGVASNMNYNTQSEGGSNAIAIQGVERLVEVFHFSQVRTAYSGASLTSLAPEARTRMINPNLDASLPVVLGISGKWLFSDRYGHAVVCDGYGYDGGTPYHHLNLGWGGKDDAWYNLPDVDLTVYPYSALESCGYNIYPQGTGEIVSGRVLDGAGNPVAGATVTASGGGETFTDVTDPKGIFALARIPSGVTYTLTSSAGGARTVTVGVSDSATSVTGNVWGVTLGTGPTASPDPTGGNTKSSGGGGCSGLDLPTLAALALAPLVALRGRA from the coding sequence ATGACGACGAAGCATCGCGGAGGGACGGGAATCGGGCTGCTTGCGGCGGCCCTGTTGCTGTGGACAACCGCGGCCTTCGGGGCCCCCACCACGGCGGATCAGGCCCTCTCGGTCGCCCGGAACTGGGCCGCCGGAGGAGAGCGCCTGGGGGAGAAGACCTTTCCCGGGACCGGGACGGTGGTCTCCTACGGGGACGGCAAGGGGCGGACCCTGTTCCACGTCGTCCGCCTGGGAGCGGGGACGGTGATCCTCCCCGGGGACGACCGGATGGAGCCGATCCTGGCGTTCCTTCCCGAAGGGAGCTACGACGACCGCACGGACAACCCCCTTCGGGCCCTGGTGCGTCGGGACCTGGAGGGGCGATTCGCCGCCCTGGCCGCCGCGCCCGTTTCCCTGAAGGCCTCGGGGGAGGGGCACACGACGAGGTGGCGTCGCCTGGAGTCGGGAGGGCAGGCCAAGGGCGGGGTCGGCGGCGTCTCGGACGTGCGGGTGGCCCCCCTGGTGGCGGCCCGGTGGAACCAGGAAGGGGCCTTCGACGGCGGCCCCCTCTGCTACAACCTCTACACCCCCGAAAACCTTCCCTGCGGCTGCGTGGCCACCGCCCTGGCCCAGGTGATGTACACCCACCGGCACCCCGCCGAAGGGGTGGGGGCCCGATCCTTCCCCATCTCCGTCCGGGGAGCCGCCCAGACCCGGACCCTTCGGGGAGGGGACGGGTCCGGGGGACCCTACGCCTGGGACGCCATGGTCCCTGTCCCGGGGCAGGGGGTCTTTGAGGCGGCCTGCCAAGCCATCGGCGCCCTTGTCCACGACGCGGGGGTGGCGTCGAACATGAACTACAACACCCAATCCGAGGGCGGGTCCAACGCCATCGCGATCCAGGGGGTGGAGCGCCTCGTGGAGGTGTTCCACTTCTCCCAGGTCCGGACGGCCTACTCCGGCGCAAGCCTCACCTCCCTTGCCCCGGAGGCCCGGACCCGCATGATCAACCCGAACCTGGACGCCTCCCTCCCCGTGGTGCTGGGCATCTCCGGGAAGTGGCTCTTCTCCGACCGGTACGGACACGCGGTGGTGTGCGACGGCTACGGCTACGACGGGGGAACCCCCTACCACCACCTGAACCTGGGCTGGGGGGGCAAGGACGACGCCTGGTACAACCTCCCCGACGTGGACCTGACCGTCTACCCCTACTCCGCCTTGGAGAGCTGCGGCTACAACATCTACCCCCAGGGGACCGGGGAGATCGTGAGCGGCCGGGTCCTGGACGGGGCGGGCAACCCCGTGGCGGGGGCCACCGTGACCGCTTCGGGGGGAGGCGAGACCTTCACGGACGTCACCGACCCCAAGGGCATCTTCGCCCTGGCCCGGATCCCCTCGGGGGTCACCTACACCCTCACCTCCTCCGCCGGGGGGGCCCGCACCGTGACGGTGGGGGTCTCCGACAGCGCCACCTCCGTCACCGGGAACGTCTGGGGGGTCACCCTGGGGACGGGGCCCACCGCCTCCCCGGACCCCACGGGGGGAAACACCAAGAGCAGCGGAGGGGGCGGCTGTTCCGGCCTGGACCTCCCGACTCTGGCTGCGCTGGCGCTGGCGCCCCTGGTGGCCCTGCGGGGGCGGGCCTAA
- a CDS encoding SgcJ/EcaC family oxidoreductase — MKVQEEILGCFDAWNRALQSGDPGEVAKLYAADAILLPTVSNAVRHNFAEIRDYFAHFMESHPSGRIDEPNVRVYGDLAINSGVYTFSFPDKPPIQGRFTFVYRKNGQRWEIVEHHSSRMPE; from the coding sequence ATGAAGGTTCAGGAGGAGATTCTCGGCTGCTTCGACGCATGGAACCGGGCCCTGCAGAGCGGGGATCCCGGGGAGGTGGCGAAGCTGTACGCGGCGGACGCCATTCTGTTGCCCACGGTGTCCAACGCGGTGCGGCACAATTTCGCGGAGATTCGGGACTACTTCGCCCATTTCATGGAAAGCCATCCCAGTGGGCGGATCGACGAACCCAACGTGCGGGTCTACGGGGACCTGGCCATCAACTCGGGGGTGTACACCTTCTCCTTCCCCGATAAGCCCCCCATCCAGGGGCGCTTCACCTTCGTCTACCGGAAGAACGGACAGCGCTGGGAGATCGTGGAGCACCATTCCTCCCGGATGCCGGAGTAA
- a CDS encoding molybdopterin-binding protein, whose amino-acid sequence MTLIDPVGGFKGARFRRGHRIAQEDVPLLLRMGKSHIRFLMLDPEEVHEDEAALLLGRRVQGEGLELRGPEEGKCTLTATRPGLLHFRDEDVDFINQDPDWIFTTRANRTAVSLGTLTAAFRIGPLAVQREQVDRVLGVAPLSVLPWNPFPTALVTTGREIYEGLVQDAFLPKLQTKLVPYGAPLMGHTLCPDDASEIARAVAAWLDKGARIVLCTGGMSVDADDQTPRAIRSLCDRVVFRRVPLIPGANLMLAQKGEAFLVGVPASAVFAQRTSLDVLLDRLYAGTPPTGEEVRRWGRGGLCRSCDACSYPGCAFSARS is encoded by the coding sequence TTGACCCTCATCGATCCCGTGGGGGGATTCAAGGGCGCCCGCTTCCGCAGGGGGCACCGCATCGCGCAGGAGGACGTGCCCCTCCTCCTGCGCATGGGCAAGTCCCACATCCGCTTTCTGATGCTGGACCCGGAGGAGGTCCACGAGGACGAGGCAGCGCTCCTCCTGGGACGAAGGGTCCAAGGGGAAGGGCTGGAGCTTCGCGGACCTGAGGAGGGGAAATGCACCCTCACGGCGACCCGTCCCGGCCTGCTGCACTTTCGGGACGAGGACGTGGACTTCATCAACCAGGACCCCGACTGGATCTTCACCACCCGGGCCAACCGGACCGCCGTGAGCCTCGGGACCCTGACGGCGGCCTTCCGCATCGGCCCCCTGGCCGTCCAAAGAGAACAGGTGGACCGCGTGCTGGGGGTGGCCCCCCTTTCCGTTCTGCCCTGGAACCCCTTCCCCACCGCCCTGGTCACCACGGGGCGGGAGATCTACGAAGGGCTGGTGCAGGACGCCTTCCTGCCCAAGCTGCAAACCAAACTCGTACCCTACGGCGCTCCCCTGATGGGACACACCCTCTGCCCCGACGACGCCTCCGAGATCGCCCGGGCCGTCGCCGCGTGGCTGGACAAGGGGGCCCGGATCGTCCTGTGCACCGGAGGCATGAGCGTGGATGCGGACGACCAGACACCTCGGGCCATCCGCTCCCTCTGCGACCGGGTGGTTTTCCGAAGGGTCCCCCTGATTCCGGGGGCCAACCTGATGCTTGCCCAGAAAGGGGAGGCATTCCTCGTAGGCGTTCCCGCCTCGGCGGTTTTTGCACAACGGACGTCCCTGGACGTCCTTCTGGATCGTCTCTATGCGGGCACTCCTCCCACGGGAGAAGAGGTCCGACGTTGGGGAAGGGGGGGATTGTGCAGGAGCTGCGACGCGTGCTCTTACCCTGGATGCGCCTTTTCCGCGCGCAGTTGA
- a CDS encoding (2Fe-2S) ferredoxin domain-containing protein — protein sequence MAKITSLEDLRKIKEHAKDQTSARSEGKTRIIIGLGTCGIAAGARAVMEAVMEELNKRGLKDVSVEGTGCIGMCQQEPLLDVIRPGEPRITYGRVTAQDVPRIVADHLVNGRIVQDKLIGRAE from the coding sequence GTGGCGAAGATCACGAGCCTCGAGGATCTGCGGAAGATCAAAGAGCACGCGAAGGACCAGACGTCCGCGAGGTCCGAGGGAAAGACCCGCATCATCATCGGCCTGGGGACCTGCGGCATCGCCGCGGGGGCGCGGGCGGTGATGGAGGCGGTGATGGAGGAGCTGAACAAGAGGGGACTCAAGGACGTCTCCGTGGAGGGGACCGGGTGCATCGGCATGTGCCAGCAGGAGCCTCTCCTGGACGTGATCCGTCCCGGGGAGCCCCGGATCACCTACGGCCGCGTGACGGCCCAGGACGTGCCCCGGATCGTTGCGGACCACCTGGTGAACGGCCGGATCGTGCAGGACAAGCTCATCGGCCGGGCCGAGTAG
- the fdhF gene encoding formate dehydrogenase subunit alpha — translation MGSNPITARINGKTITAEPGMTIMQAARANGIHIPSLCDHPALPPSGACRVCLVEVENNPKLLPACTTPLTDGMGVLTHSPKAIATRKAVVEMILIRHPLDCFSCESNGRCTLQDLAYELGIEKSPLRDEGDVNTDIPLDDTNPFYVRDMNKCILCGRCVRSCDWQSGYHAIDFQHRGIHTAINPPVGVKLEDSDCVFCGQCVQACPVGALVEKKTIGQGRSWQTQVVRTTCPYCGVGCQLDLHMKGDQITRVTGTPDGMPNRGRLCVKGRFGYDFIYSDERLTKPLIRIRKGEKKSPEDTFREASWDEALGLVASRFKEVIEEHGPDAVGGVSCARSINEDSYSMQKLFRMVFNTNNIDHCARVUHAPTVAGLLSSFGAGGMTNTIGEYAKAKLLFCIGTNMTEAHPVAATYLKNGVKTGTKLIVVDPRKQELADYADIFAQLRVGTDIAFLNGIMHVLIQEELYDKKFVEEKCENFEALAAKVAEYPPKRAAEISGVPEETIVEIARMLGTVKPAMVIYTLGITEHNTGKRNVMSLANLQMLLGNMGVEGGGVNPMRGQNNVQGACDMGALPNMYCGYQNVDKPEINEKFARFWGVESLPSKPGLKIAEMTNGLTTDRLKAFWIFGENLVATEPDVEHIAHCLNSAEFLVVQDIFQNETTPFADVILPSASWCEDEGTYSNTERRISRVRKVKEAPGDAKPNWWIFKETAKHFGHQWPSDSGQELWDNEISLLCPAFGGIKFHRLDAIGGIQWPCPSEDHPGTPILHVDGNFSRGKGNFQAIDWVPGAEQPDEEFPFVLSTGRRLTHYHSRTQTGRAKGLNERMPEERADISVEDAQALGIVTGETIRVKSRRGEVRIKANVTKRMPRGMVWMTFHFWETNSNRLLSGDVKTFDPDTLTPSYKACAVKIEKIAV, via the coding sequence ATGGGTTCCAATCCCATCACAGCAAGAATCAACGGGAAAACCATCACCGCAGAACCGGGCATGACCATCATGCAGGCCGCACGAGCCAACGGCATCCACATCCCGTCCCTGTGCGACCACCCGGCCCTGCCACCCAGCGGCGCCTGCCGCGTCTGTCTCGTGGAGGTGGAGAACAACCCCAAGCTTCTGCCGGCCTGCACCACTCCCCTCACCGACGGCATGGGGGTGCTCACCCACAGCCCCAAGGCCATCGCCACCCGCAAGGCGGTGGTGGAAATGATCCTCATCCGCCATCCCCTGGACTGCTTCTCCTGTGAATCCAACGGTCGCTGCACCCTGCAGGATCTGGCCTACGAGCTGGGCATCGAAAAGTCCCCCCTGCGGGACGAGGGCGACGTGAACACGGACATCCCCCTGGACGACACGAACCCCTTCTACGTCCGGGACATGAACAAGTGCATCCTCTGCGGCCGGTGCGTCCGGTCCTGCGACTGGCAGTCGGGCTACCACGCCATCGACTTCCAGCACCGGGGCATCCACACCGCCATCAACCCGCCGGTGGGGGTGAAGCTGGAGGATTCGGACTGCGTCTTCTGCGGCCAGTGCGTCCAGGCCTGTCCCGTGGGCGCCCTGGTGGAGAAAAAAACCATCGGCCAGGGACGGTCGTGGCAGACCCAGGTCGTCCGCACCACCTGCCCCTACTGCGGGGTGGGCTGCCAGCTGGACCTCCACATGAAGGGCGACCAGATCACCCGGGTCACCGGGACCCCCGACGGCATGCCCAACCGGGGACGTCTGTGCGTCAAGGGGCGCTTCGGCTACGACTTCATCTACTCCGACGAACGCCTCACCAAACCCCTCATCCGAATCCGGAAAGGGGAAAAGAAAAGCCCGGAAGACACCTTCCGTGAAGCCAGCTGGGACGAAGCCCTCGGCCTGGTGGCATCCCGATTCAAGGAGGTGATCGAAGAGCACGGCCCGGATGCGGTCGGAGGGGTGAGCTGCGCGCGCAGCATCAACGAGGATTCCTACAGCATGCAGAAACTCTTCCGCATGGTCTTCAACACGAACAACATAGACCACTGTGCCCGGGTCTGACACGCTCCTACAGTAGCGGGGCTACTGTCCAGTTTCGGAGCGGGCGGCATGACCAACACCATCGGGGAGTACGCCAAGGCGAAGCTCCTCTTCTGCATCGGCACCAACATGACGGAGGCCCATCCCGTGGCGGCCACGTACCTGAAGAACGGGGTCAAGACGGGGACCAAACTCATCGTGGTGGACCCCCGCAAGCAGGAGCTTGCGGACTACGCGGACATCTTCGCCCAGCTTCGGGTGGGGACGGACATCGCCTTCCTCAACGGAATCATGCACGTGCTGATCCAGGAGGAACTCTACGACAAGAAGTTCGTGGAGGAGAAGTGCGAGAACTTCGAGGCCCTGGCCGCGAAGGTGGCGGAGTACCCCCCCAAGCGGGCAGCGGAGATCAGCGGCGTGCCCGAGGAGACCATCGTGGAGATCGCCCGGATGCTCGGGACGGTGAAACCCGCCATGGTCATCTACACCCTGGGCATCACGGAACACAACACGGGGAAGCGGAACGTCATGTCCCTGGCCAACCTCCAGATGCTCCTGGGCAACATGGGGGTGGAGGGCGGCGGCGTCAACCCCATGCGGGGACAGAACAACGTGCAGGGGGCCTGTGACATGGGGGCTCTGCCCAACATGTACTGCGGCTACCAGAACGTGGACAAGCCGGAGATCAACGAGAAGTTCGCCCGCTTCTGGGGGGTGGAGAGCCTGCCCTCCAAGCCGGGCCTCAAGATCGCCGAGATGACCAACGGCCTCACCACGGACCGGCTCAAGGCCTTCTGGATCTTCGGGGAAAACCTGGTGGCCACGGAACCGGACGTGGAGCACATCGCCCACTGCCTCAACTCGGCGGAGTTCCTGGTGGTCCAGGACATCTTCCAGAACGAGACCACCCCCTTCGCCGACGTCATCCTCCCCTCCGCCTCCTGGTGCGAGGACGAGGGCACGTACAGCAACACGGAGCGCCGCATCAGCCGGGTGCGCAAGGTCAAGGAAGCTCCGGGAGACGCCAAGCCCAACTGGTGGATCTTCAAGGAGACGGCCAAGCACTTCGGCCACCAATGGCCCTCCGACAGCGGCCAGGAACTGTGGGACAACGAGATCTCCCTCCTGTGCCCCGCCTTCGGGGGCATCAAGTTCCACCGCCTGGACGCCATCGGCGGCATCCAGTGGCCCTGCCCCTCCGAGGACCATCCCGGAACGCCCATCCTCCACGTGGACGGGAACTTCTCCCGGGGGAAGGGCAACTTCCAAGCCATCGACTGGGTGCCCGGCGCCGAGCAGCCCGACGAGGAGTTCCCCTTCGTCCTCAGCACGGGACGCCGCCTGACCCACTACCACTCCCGCACCCAGACGGGGCGGGCCAAGGGGCTCAACGAGCGGATGCCCGAAGAGCGGGCGGACATCTCCGTGGAGGACGCCCAGGCCCTGGGGATCGTCACCGGGGAGACCATCCGGGTGAAGTCCCGCCGGGGAGAGGTGCGCATCAAGGCCAACGTCACCAAGCGCATGCCCCGAGGCATGGTCTGGATGACCTTCCACTTCTGGGAGACCAACTCCAACCGCCTCCTGAGCGGGGACGTGAAGACCTTCGATCCCGATACCCTCACGCCCTCCTACAAGGCCTGCGCTGTCAAGATCGAGAAGATCGCGGTATGA
- a CDS encoding FmdE family protein: MNYGRFASYEDFLKELEQFHGKMAPGGVLGLQMVNLAWELLPPGIEMDVICETRKCLTDAIQLLTPCTVGNHWLKVVDTGRFAAVFYDKRTGKGVRISLSTEKLKNFPVIHDWFFKLTPKKDQSLEAILGEICRAGYDILDHRPVQVDPQVFKPRDKTPPVVCPICGEAYPPAHGDRCRGCQGVTDGTFR, from the coding sequence ATGAACTACGGGCGTTTCGCCTCCTACGAGGACTTCCTGAAGGAGTTGGAGCAATTCCACGGGAAGATGGCGCCGGGGGGCGTCCTGGGGCTCCAGATGGTCAATCTGGCCTGGGAGCTTCTTCCCCCGGGCATCGAGATGGACGTGATCTGCGAGACCCGCAAGTGCCTCACCGACGCGATCCAGCTTCTGACCCCCTGCACCGTGGGAAACCACTGGCTGAAGGTGGTGGACACGGGGCGGTTCGCGGCGGTGTTCTACGACAAGAGGACGGGGAAAGGGGTCCGCATCTCCCTGAGCACGGAAAAGCTCAAGAACTTCCCGGTCATCCACGACTGGTTCTTCAAGCTCACCCCGAAAAAGGACCAGAGCCTGGAGGCCATCCTGGGGGAGATCTGCCGGGCGGGGTACGACATCCTGGACCATCGCCCCGTGCAGGTGGACCCCCAAGTCTTCAAGCCCCGGGACAAGACGCCCCCGGTGGTCTGCCCGATCTGCGGGGAGGCCTACCCCCCCGCCCACGGCGACCGATGCCGGGGATGTCAGGGGGTCACGGACGGCACCTTCCGCTGA
- a CDS encoding type 2 periplasmic-binding domain-containing protein, which translates to MLRGKVWGAAFLGLLCLSGVAWGEQCPGGVLRHYGVPGANFVRDDGTGLEVALLSRFAESLGVRYELVPVSPEEARALLGKGRLPGGFGRGCVLSGGLAAGVPEGTRASIPLFPFQFWLLAPGDSPLRGETSLGRTDWDIRVAKGKMKGRKVFALRDEVSAPLVESLRREGFRVEFAGEETADLLSRLRKDPEALAVLDAPRALLALSTWRDEVKRLGVLTPETGTRVLFPFQDEGLRGAFDAFAQGLWRDWSWARMARDSFPPVFNYYTPFFRRGNPEPAPLWLRPDPAYYPKKP; encoded by the coding sequence TTGCTCCGAGGAAAGGTGTGGGGCGCGGCGTTTCTGGGGCTGCTCTGCCTGAGCGGGGTCGCATGGGGGGAGCAGTGCCCGGGAGGGGTGCTGCGTCATTACGGCGTCCCGGGGGCCAACTTCGTCCGGGACGACGGGACGGGGCTGGAGGTGGCGCTGCTCTCCCGCTTCGCCGAGTCCCTGGGGGTGCGGTACGAGCTGGTCCCGGTGTCCCCGGAGGAGGCTCGGGCCCTTCTGGGGAAGGGACGGCTTCCCGGGGGTTTCGGCCGGGGGTGCGTCCTTTCCGGCGGCCTTGCCGCCGGGGTCCCCGAAGGGACCCGGGCCTCGATCCCCCTCTTCCCCTTCCAGTTCTGGCTTCTCGCCCCGGGGGATTCCCCGCTGCGGGGGGAGACCAGCCTGGGGCGGACGGATTGGGACATCCGCGTCGCCAAGGGGAAGATGAAGGGACGGAAGGTCTTCGCCCTCCGGGACGAGGTCTCCGCCCCCTTGGTCGAATCCCTGCGCCGGGAGGGGTTCCGGGTGGAGTTCGCCGGAGAGGAAACCGCCGACCTGCTTTCCCGGCTGCGGAAGGACCCGGAGGCCCTGGCCGTTCTGGACGCCCCCCGGGCCCTCCTGGCCCTCTCCACCTGGCGGGACGAGGTGAAACGACTGGGGGTCCTGACCCCGGAGACGGGGACCCGGGTGCTCTTCCCATTCCAGGACGAGGGGCTTCGGGGGGCCTTCGACGCCTTCGCTCAGGGGCTCTGGCGGGACTGGAGCTGGGCCCGCATGGCCCGAGACTCCTTCCCCCCGGTGTTCAACTACTACACCCCCTTCTTTCGCCGGGGCAATCCGGAACCGGCCCCCCTGTGGCTGCGCCCGGACCCGGCCTACTACCCCAAGAAACCCTGA
- the nuoE gene encoding NADH-quinone oxidoreductase subunit NuoE: MLEREEVVSRTREIVAPWKGRKGGLIPILQGAQNAFGYLPAEALQTISEELTVPLAEIYGVVTFYAQFHLKPRGRHIIRVCRGTACHVRGSLKLLQTVKESLKVEENGTTEDLRYTLEPVACIGACGLAPVIMVDSDTHGRLVPEKLKEILDHYE, from the coding sequence ATGCTGGAAAGAGAAGAGGTCGTTTCCAGGACGCGGGAGATCGTGGCTCCCTGGAAGGGCCGCAAGGGCGGGTTGATCCCCATCCTGCAGGGGGCCCAGAACGCCTTCGGCTATCTGCCGGCAGAGGCGCTCCAGACGATTTCCGAGGAGCTGACGGTGCCGCTTGCGGAGATCTACGGGGTGGTGACGTTCTACGCCCAGTTCCACCTCAAGCCCCGGGGTCGTCACATCATCCGGGTGTGCCGGGGGACGGCGTGCCACGTCCGGGGGAGCCTGAAGCTGCTTCAGACCGTCAAGGAGTCCCTGAAGGTGGAGGAGAACGGCACCACCGAAGACCTGCGCTATACCCTGGAGCCGGTGGCCTGCATCGGGGCGTGCGGTCTGGCGCCGGTCATCATGGTGGATTCGGACACCCACGGCCGACTGGTTCCGGAGAAGCTCAAGGAAATCCTGGACCATTACGAGTAA
- a CDS encoding S8 family peptidase: MCALLMAGTAFAEATRIRAVGASRYVEGEALVVLQGPDRTLAAQNVSSFRSALTRQADTLAASVGAKTAATYAAVAVASGRNIVFLRSSTRTTEQLLADLKANPAVLGAQPNYLARAFKTPNDPSYSQQWGLPKINAPTAWDTVTGPLAGADPVYVAVIDTGIDYNHPDLAGNMGRDKDNLYGKRFYNNGTVGTDPMDVDDHGSHVAGIIGAVGNNDTGVCGVNWAVKLLAVNVFSEFGPGDYRAYNTDTIAGIDYILAQKARGLNVRVANMSLGGWNTPPVGVDAYGTAIQAMSDAGILVAIAAGNEYQNIDSPGGPGSDPSDPTADYRGQRPYPACYRYTNTLTVGATDSGDVKSVFSNYSPNWVDLAAPGTGIYSTLPVSKGSYGNMSGTSMATPFVAGASALLMAAQPTRSTTEIRTMILTSGNTVGGTFWKNGRLDVANSMGATPPTPTGAGTATPTRAPSGGGGGGCSGLGFAPLAVLILLPLLALKRR, encoded by the coding sequence GTGTGTGCCCTGTTGATGGCGGGGACGGCCTTTGCGGAAGCCACACGGATCCGCGCTGTGGGGGCGTCCCGATATGTGGAGGGAGAGGCTTTGGTGGTGCTCCAGGGGCCGGATCGGACCCTTGCGGCTCAGAACGTCTCGTCCTTCCGCAGCGCTCTCACGCGACAGGCTGATACCTTGGCCGCCTCGGTGGGGGCGAAGACGGCGGCGACCTACGCCGCCGTGGCGGTCGCCTCGGGGCGGAACATCGTGTTCCTTCGGTCCTCCACCCGGACCACGGAGCAGCTTCTGGCGGACCTGAAGGCCAATCCCGCCGTCCTGGGGGCCCAGCCCAACTACCTGGCCCGGGCCTTCAAGACCCCCAACGACCCGTCCTACTCCCAGCAGTGGGGGCTTCCCAAGATCAACGCCCCCACCGCCTGGGACACCGTGACGGGACCCCTGGCGGGGGCGGATCCGGTGTATGTGGCGGTGATCGACACGGGGATCGACTACAACCACCCGGACCTGGCGGGCAACATGGGCCGGGACAAGGACAACCTCTACGGCAAGCGGTTCTACAACAACGGCACCGTGGGAACGGACCCCATGGACGTGGACGATCACGGGAGCCATGTGGCGGGGATCATCGGCGCGGTGGGGAACAACGACACGGGGGTCTGCGGGGTGAACTGGGCGGTGAAGCTCCTGGCGGTGAACGTATTCTCCGAATTCGGGCCAGGGGATTATCGCGCCTACAACACGGACACCATCGCGGGGATCGACTATATCCTGGCCCAGAAGGCCCGGGGGCTCAACGTCCGGGTGGCCAACATGTCCCTGGGAGGATGGAATACCCCTCCCGTCGGGGTGGACGCCTACGGTACCGCAATCCAGGCCATGAGCGACGCGGGGATCCTGGTGGCCATCGCGGCGGGCAACGAGTACCAGAACATCGACAGCCCCGGAGGTCCCGGGTCGGATCCCAGCGACCCCACGGCGGACTACCGGGGGCAGCGCCCCTACCCGGCGTGCTACCGGTACACCAACACCCTCACGGTGGGGGCCACGGATTCTGGTGATGTCAAGTCCGTCTTCTCCAACTACAGCCCCAACTGGGTGGATCTGGCCGCTCCGGGGACCGGGATTTACAGCACTCTCCCCGTGTCCAAGGGGAGCTATGGCAACATGAGCGGTACCTCCATGGCCACGCCCTTCGTGGCGGGGGCGTCGGCTCTCCTCATGGCTGCCCAGCCCACTCGGAGTACCACGGAGATCCGCACCATGATCCTGACATCGGGGAACACGGTAGGCGGCACCTTCTGGAAGAACGGACGGCTGGACGTGGCCAATTCCATGGGGGCCACCCCGCCCACGCCCACGGGCGCGGGCACCGCGACCCCCACCCGGGCGCCCTCCGGCGGCGGGGGCGGCGGCTGCTCCGGTCTGGGCTTTGCCCCCTTGGCGGTGCTGATCCTGCTGCCCCTGCTGGCCCTGAAGCGGCGGTAG